The Tachyglossus aculeatus isolate mTacAcu1 chromosome 22, mTacAcu1.pri, whole genome shotgun sequence genome window below encodes:
- the LOC119943941 gene encoding olfactory receptor 1052-like: MAEGNLTMWNEFILLGLTDRVDLQVALFLFFLMAYIVTVVGNLGMTMLIKIEPQLHTPMYFFLSNLSFVDFCYSSCVTPRMLMTFLSETKAISFIGCASQAYFFGAFATTEVFLLAVMAYDRYVAICHPLLYRVTVSPRVCVVLASITYFGAFANSLIHTYLTFRLSFCQSNVINHFFCEIPLLLQLSCSDTSINFLLMFICAAFNSLSTLWTILISYICILAAILRTQSREGKRKAFSICASHLTAVFIFYGTLIIMYLQPHSNSSLNQNGLVSVFYTVFIPLLNPLIYSLRNKEVKSAFRKVMEMKVLSLFFDD; encoded by the coding sequence ATGGCAGAAGGAAATCTCACCATGTGGAATGAGTTTATCCTTTTGGGTCTGACTGACCGAGTGGATCTGCAGGTGGCCCTCTTTCTGTTTTTTCTCATGGCCTATATTGTCACCGTGGTAGGTAACCTTGGGATGACGATGCTGATCAAGATTGAGCCCcaacttcacacccccatgtactttttcctcagcaatTTATCTTTTGTCGATTTCTGTTACTCATCATGCGTCACTCCCAGGATGCTAATGACCTTCTTGTCAGAAACCAAAGCCATTTCTTTTATTGGGTGTGCGTCCCAAGCTTATTTCTTTGGGGCATTTGCAACCACTGAGGTATTCCTTCTGGCTGTGATGGCATATGATCgatacgtggccatctgccacccactGCTCTATAGAGTCACTGTATCCCCCAGGGTCTGTGTTGTCCTGGCATCAATTACTTACTTTGGTGCCTTTGCAAATTCACTTATTCATACCTATCTTACATTTAGATTGTCATTCTGCCAATCCAATGTGatcaatcatttcttctgtgaaATTCCACTACTGTTACAACTCTCTTGTTCAGATACGAGCATCAATTTCCTACTGATGTTTATCTGTGCTGCTTTTAATAGCTTGAGCACACTTTGGACTATCCTGATCTCTTATATTTGCATTCTTGCTGCCATCCTAAGGACCCAATCTAGAGAGGGGAAACGGAAAGCCTTCTCCATTTGTGCTTCCCACCTAACTGCTGTTTTCATTTTCTATGGGACCCTGATCATCATGTATCTTCAGCCACATTCAAACTCTTCCCTGAATCAGAACGGATTGGTCTCCGTGTTTTATACTGTGTTCATCCCCTTGCTGAATCCTCTGATCTACAGCTTGAGAAACAAAGAAGTGAAAAGTGCCTTTAGGAAAGTAATGGAGATGAAGGTGCTTTCTCTGTTTTTTGATGATTAA
- the LOC119943770 gene encoding olfactory receptor 1052-like, which translates to MAPENITRVTEFILLGLTDRAELKVIFFLVFLVNYALSLLGNIGMIVLIRMDSKLHTPMYFFLSSLSFVDACYSSVFAPQMLADFFVERGTISLPACIVQYFVFVLLLTTEGCLLAVMAYDRYAAVVNPLLYTAVMTKRLCVGLVVGSYIGGLINSLTHTIGLAGLAFCGPNVISHFFCDLPPLLKLACSDTSRNELLLLIFSGVIALLTFLTIFLSYVFIVAAILKIRSASGRRRAFSTCASHLTAVTLFYGSISFSYIQPHSRYSLEQEKVVSVFYTLVIPMLNPLIYSLRNKEVKDAVKRAMGSRRCSC; encoded by the coding sequence ATGGCTCCAGAGAACATCACAAGAGTCACAGAGTTCATTCTTTTGGGGCTGACGGATCGTGCCGAGCTGAAGGTCATCTTTTTTCTGGTGTTCTTAGTAAACTATGCTCTTTCCCTGCTGGGAAACATCGGCATGATCGTGTTAATTCGAATGGATTCCAAACTgcacacgcccatgtacttcttcctcagttctTTGTCATTTGTAGATGCCTGTTATTCATCAGTATTTGCTCCGCAGATGCTGGCCGACTTCTTTGTTGAAAGAGGAACGATCTCACTCCCCGCTTGCATTGTACAATATTTTGTATTTGTCTTGCTGCTCACCACCGAGGGTTGCCTGTTGGCCGTGATGGCCTACGATCGCTACGCAGCCGTCGTTAACCCACTGCTTTACACGGCCGTCATGACCAAAAGACTCTGCGTTGGCTTGGTGGTGGGCTCCTACATAGGGGGACTGATTAACTCCCTGACCCACACAATTGGGTTGGCGGGCTTAGCCTTCTGTGGGCCTAACGTCATTAGCCACTTCTTCTGCGATCTGCCGCCGCTGCTGAAGCTCGCGTGTTCAGACACCTCCAGAAACGAGCTGCTGCTTTTGATTTTCTCAGGAGTCATCGCCCTGCTCACCTTTCTGACCATCTTCCTCTCCTACGTCTTCATTGTCGCCGCCATCCTGAAGATCCGTTCCGCATCCGGGAGGCGcagagccttctccacctgcgccTCCCACCTGACCGCCGTGACGCTGTTTTACGGATCCATAAGCTTTAGTTACATCCAGCCCCATTCCCGGTATTCTCTGGAGCAAGAGAAAGTGGTTTCCGTGTTTTACACTCTGGTgatccccatgttgaaccccctGATTTACAGTctgagaaacaaggaggtgaAAGATGCGGTGAAACGAGCGATGGGGTCGAGAAGGTGTTCCTGTTAA